A window of the Archocentrus centrarchus isolate MPI-CPG fArcCen1 chromosome 17, fArcCen1, whole genome shotgun sequence genome harbors these coding sequences:
- the abhd4 gene encoding (Lyso)-N-acylphosphatidylethanolamine lipase, protein MDPTTTVAPMQNDCETETHSVWSWWPSWRPTSMSLLKRTESKILACIQNDLWARFVTLPNQCRIWTLTITNKVVRKPAEQAPKTPLVMVHGFGGGVGLWIRNLDALSQSRPVYAFDLLGFGRSSRPPFPSDAAKAEEQFVDSIEQWRQSVGLENMILLGHSLGGYLATSYTIQYPARVSHLILVDPWGFPERPKIQSQEDQGTEVVKRPSPPRWVKVIAAVISLFNPLAVIRAAGPWGPGLVNRFRPDFKRKFEDLFDDDTMTQYIYHCNAQTPSGEVGFRAMSESLGWAKRPMMQRVHQLPPSMPVTMLYGAQSWVDSSSGHRVAQIRNHSHTRVLLINEASHHVYADQPGQFNRVVENICKSVD, encoded by the exons ATGGATCCTACTACAACCGTAGCTCCTATGCAGAACGACTGTGAAACAGA GACACATTCAGTGTGGAGCTGGTGGCCTTCCTGGCGCCCTACTTCCATGTCCCTTTTGAAGAGAACTGAGTCAAAGATTCTTGCAT GTATTCAGAATGACCTATGGGCCAGGTTTGTGACACTACCAAACCAGTGCCGGATATGGACTCTGACCATCACCAACAAGGTGGTTCGCAAACCTGCAGAACAAG CACCTAAGACTCCACTGGTAATGGTTCATGGCTTTGGAGGAGGGGTGGGTCTGTGGATCAGGAATCTAGATGCCCTGAGCCAGTCGCGGCCCGTCTATGCATTTGACCTCCTTGGTTTCGGCAGGAGTTCCAGACCTCCCTTCCCTTCAGATGCTGCCAAGGCAGAGGAACAGTTTGTTGACTCCATTGAACAGTGGAGGCAGTCTGTAGGCCTGGAGAACATGATTCTGCTGGGACACAGCCTGGGGGGTTATCTGGCAACCTCCTATACCATTCAGTATCCAGCTAG AGTGTCACACCTTATCCTGGTAGATCCCTGGGGTTTTCCTGAGCGCCCCAAAATCCAGAGCCAGGAGGATCAGGGGACAGAGGTGGTGAAGAGGCCATCCCCTCCCCGCTGGGTGAAGGTTATTGCAGCAGTTATTTCCCTCTTCAACCCACTTGCTGTGATCAGAGCAGCGGGACCATGGG GTCCAGGTTTGGTGAACAGATTCCGTCCTGATTTCAAAAGGAAGTTTGAAGATCTGTTTGATGACGACACCATGACCCAGTACATCTACCACTGTAACGCACAAACCCCAAG TGGAGAAGTGGGTTTCAGGGCCATGTCAGAGTCCTTGGGATGGGCTAAGAGGCCGATGATGCAGCGAGTTCATCAGCTGCCCCCCTCCATGCCTGTCACTATGCTGTATGGAGCACAGTCCTGGGTGGACAGCTCATCTGGGCACCGAGTGGCTCAGATTAGAAACCACTCCCACACCAGAGTGCTG ctgataaatgaagCCTCCCATCACGTGTATGCTGATCAACCAGGGCAGTTCAACAGAGTTGTTGAAAATATTTGTAAATCTGTGGACTGA